DNA sequence from the Athene noctua unplaced genomic scaffold, bAthNoc1.hap1.1 HAP1_HAP1_scaffold_36, whole genome shotgun sequence genome:
cagagggctcatgaacacgcaaatccccctgacaagccaagtctctggcagaacttcattcctcccttctgacggggggaatgtgagaggtttcagccgtgcaggcaaagggaaaagctttcagtcctacacgGCGATAAGAAACAATttgttctctttccactgctccttgtatttctgctcacccatgaagtgacatcagcaaactccactggatattggtcctgagcatctgctgatagaggctgaacatggagggaagccaagaccctccatgtcagacactctgggggcaaactttgtccctgcctccaaccccacatttctctcatcagccccctgggacttccagcacctctgttcaaagctgagctttctccatgacagtctgaagctgcatctttcagacctttcccaccaactcccacctgctgtacttggtacttgcacacagctgcacgcagacacagaaggatgtttaattgccagaaagctaaatcagcagaaggcatggttcaatcaaaaataaaatacactcctctgctgcatattaagtccattttaccacttctgatgTCCACTTTCCACTGTGTAGATGGTCTTAGGTCaaaggaagagacattttttgtcaagcagagaccccaagaacccccacagccccccctgccccagactctgtccatagtcactcccagagtcacagcctgaagtcacgagctccctcgagcttcccatctgcatcccatcccttcccattgccatcggcaaacccaccagttaaacaggactggactcaggactggcccctgggggtcaccactggtgccctgctcccacgggcactttgtgctcttggccacggccttctggatccggccattcaccctgtttccagcccccctccctcacgcctatcgggctgtgacgggatgcagcgtgacaagaattgttactgcggaggtgaaaccccttccctgctctcccctcacccaccagccgaggcatcttcttgctgtggtgggttacccgtggctgatcacccaactgccacccagctgctcgctcacggcctctcccaccccagcgggatgggggagaaaataggaagaatgggggtgagaaagctgctgggtggggacaaggacagggaaatCAGTTCCCAGTTCCCATTGCAGGCAAGACTTGACTTGGGGGAAAGTGACTCCATTTACtgtcagttaaaacagagatttaattatgaactgaggtgatgagtgggttcagttttgggcccctcaccccaaaaaggccattgaatgactcgagcgtggccagagaagggcaacggagctggggcagggtaaaatgctggggtttcaaccccaagccccaaattaaggttgacataggggtgattcccacagcccttcccaaagggggggtaaGTTTGCCTTTAGgattccctccagggtggggccggcctggcagacagagccattgggtaaatgagccccatgGGTCCTGCATTAattaaacaaaggtcaggtgtcccacttagggataaaagctgggaccctttgcaggcaggggcagtgtctttCTCTGCGGGTGCAATGTGccgagttccctgttggggaaggccctctttcctccctgggactgggctccagtcaggtctggcttttgtaaatgtgggctctgtagagattcagcgtgtggtgagatggggagtctaaacaaccttagattgatggtgcaagaccgGGGAACTTTCAccaagacaaaaggaggcgtaagGGGCTGTGtacaaagacataccaggtgctgataacgttgctaggcgactatctcctagaccaaagagaagcctcctctggtgcttgaagttgtgggtgtcagcaacagattaccccaaacaccagcacaaactggcctggcggtttgtccagggcccagggaaacaactgaggctgcgcagagcgacagggtgaaaagttcatcagtgaggaagaagaggtacttcatctttacgacccctgcccggaacttgaagagctcattgcgcaggcgcaaggggaggagacctgattaccatgagaagcgaggggaggcgggggtagactctgtatatgtacaggcgttctatgaatatgcgctattctgtaacgtatcagccggacgggagctgcaaacgatgcgcgtgcttgtggtggagcgatcccccgtgcgcccggcgctgaataaacatacccactttataattCCACGGTTGTAGAGTCTTATCTCTGCAAgacaggaggaggtggagagtgcTGAGGGGAGGTCTGCAAAGATGGGGTTCGGGGTCTCAAcacatggcctgtgtgcagaggcggagggacgtgggcatcttggggccaatggcagggaggttccgggcagtaaaggatgagcctgagagtgcttgaagggtgttcagaggtgatggagcatttctgtgtggtgggaaacagcatgagaaagacataagtgacccaagggaagctggagaggttCAGAACGGGCATGAAGTTACAGAATTGTCGCCCCAAGGGCAGTgttgtgcagcacccagacaccgagagggattctgggccagcccatagctttgtgtttcaaggaagagccagggaggatggagagatattcagtgctggtgcggcctcgccctgagtcctgtgtgcggtgctgggcccccaactggagaaggatgggaaggtcctggaatgcgcccagaggagggtgacagagctggtgacagggctggagggaatgtcacctggggccgagctgaggtgtcggggtttgtctggtcttgagaagaggaggctgaggggtgaccccatcgctctctgcagcttcctgaggaggggacatggagtgggaggtgctgctctcttctccccgggatcagtgacaggaggtgtaggaacggctcaaagctgtggcaggggaggtttagactggacatggggaaggatttgttttaccgagatggaggagaaaacctggcagaggcttcctagagagggggtcggtgtcccaggccggtcagtgtttgaggggcatttggacaatgcccttaacaacagctttaacttggtcagccctcacCTGGTCAGGTGGGCGAGTCGATGAGCACTGTAGGGCCCTTCCAGCTGCAACAGTCTCCTCGATTCGTTCCTCTCCCAtatcaggaagggcagggacacgctgaggtgagcgcgaggtggggaagcaaggacgatgctgagagcctgcagggaaagagctgcgggtgtgggacactgagcacagcctgtgggaaaggcggttggaggctctggcatggcggagagcccccagcagggccaaggacttttcccctttgcctgtggttgctgcctctgcagctgaggcccccccggacacacctcagcctcaaggcaccgggagcttctcctgacatcagacttctccagccccgctgcagctggaggttacagctcctctgcaccagctcccgctggcttccctcagagACCCGCCTGCACTCAGGCACAGCAGGATTTCTCCTCCCTGcagacaaacagaaggaaaacacgGGAAATTTGAACTAAGACCAACAGCCTCTGCTCAGCGGTGTGCTGAGGGGAAGCTGCCTCCACTGAGGGTCACCATCCCCAGGGGAGAACCTCACTAGCAATGTTTCAGACAGACCGATGGGCAAGGAGAGATATGAACCCAGCGAAGGAGGTGCCTGAGAGAGAATTCGACTGCTGAGAGACAAGGGCAGGCTTCGAACTCCCTGACGCTCAGAGCTTCGCTACCGAGAAATTCCCATGTGGTCACGGTGGAAAGACATCACCACGGCATTCAAAGTTTTGAGTCAAGTGGCTCAGGTGTTTGTTAAAAGTCTCAGGCGGTTCTTCCCCTTTGCAGGCTGAGCTCAGCTGTCTGACCATGGACATCGAGTGCCCCTTGCAGACGCCCCGGGGGATCTGACGGATTTCCCTGGGACTGGCCGTGGTCACCCAGGCCAGGACAtctcctgcaggagagcagagcccctggggagctgctgggagaggccgGGCAGAGGGGCCCAGGGCACCTGCACTgccccaggcatctcctgccCTGTGACTTAGGGCAGCTGTGTTCTGCAGCTACATCCCACCCTGgtcctggaaatatttttgtatttcaaaattataattaaaaaatatccatGAAATCCCCCAAACATTGGTATATCAAAACAAAGTAAGTTAAAGAGGGAATAAGCATAATAAATGCCTGAAgttctatttaaaattattcttatatctcctcctttcttccttgtttcattttgactgataatttctaagcatttctatcATACTCATCCCAGGTGGAATCCACGTGGCATGGGAATGCACCAGAAGGAGAAACTCCTTGCTGTCCATCAACAGTGGGAAGGTATTTCAGTCACCAGTGGCATTCAGCTTCCCTGATTACTAAAACGTACAAGTAGAAGCTTCACGGTCCAGACCATGGCCAGCCTTTGTGTGTGTCAAAGCTGGATGCAGCGAGGTGCAGGGGTGATGTAGAGCTGTCTCAGGCAGTGCCTCCCAGGCTCCCCCTGCAGTCAAAGCAGAGTCAGGTATACGGGGACTCTTTGCTCCCTAGGGCTTGGTCTATCCGGGTCTTGAAAACCTGCCAGGATAGAGGACTTCACAATCTCTCCGGGGGACCAACGCTTGTTCCCGTGCTTGGCTCGCCTCATGGTGCAAAAGGGGAGGCCCCCCTGGCTGTGCGGTGCCCCTCGGCCCCCCCGGCTGTGCGGTGCCCCTCGGCccccccttctccaggctgaagaagccTGTCAGTAGGAGCCCTGTCCCTGAGCAGAGGCCTGCGAGACCTTCTCAGGAAAGACTAAAGCAAAGGCTGAGCCCCTCATCCccatctgtctctgctgctgtgaaacCCCCTCCCCATTCAGCAGCCCCTGCCACGGGCCATGTTCAGCCTTTTCCTCAAACGCAGCGACTGAAGCTCTGCATTTTGCTCTGGATGTTGCCTGCAGGCCCCTCAGCTCCAGGGGACCTTTGGCTTTCCTAAACACACgcctcagctcagctcagctcctaTTTCTCAATTCCTCCTTCACAGCCTGTCCTTGCAGCCACCTCCCGATGGCCGTGTCATGGCCCCCACCTGTGACCCATCCCTGCaccagtgcagccccagtgccCAACACATGCCCCCACGGCCCCCCATCAGACACTGCCCAGGACAGGGTGTGTTCGGGGGGGGGAAATGTCCCCCAGCAGACCCCCCCTGCCGGACCTCAGCATCCATCCCCACCAGCTGTCCTGCTTTGGCAACCCCTATGGCCTGGCCCCAGATAAGTCCCAGCTTTGTCCCAGAAATGTTCCAAAGTGCCGTGCTCTGGGGGCTGCCAAGGTCTGGGCAAGAagagaggctggggcagggctggctcctcCCCTGACACAGGCACCGAGACCAGTAGGAGGAAGGAGATGGGCACCGAGCAAAACCGCCCATAAACCGGCGTGAGTGGGCAGTGCTGGAAATGGCCGacgggagggactggggggtgatGAAGGCCCATGTcaccaagggcacagagcagccccttccctcctgcacctccatgtcttcgatcccttccacaagccctggctctgcaccacaaATGTCCTGGTGTGAGTCCTCACCCTGCGAGGTCACACCGTGCCAGTTATATGCTCCTGGTTTTATATCCCCAGTaatttccagcccagcccagctcccgccaagctctcccacctcccctgctcactctccaactctctccccggcacagcccagtctgaGTTAGTCCCAAGGCAGTGCCCActgcagggtgctctgggcactcaccccacagccgcagcccctctgaagggcacagcagctcctcgggggcagggaggggtcagccccAGAGATGGGAGGCACCCATGGCACAAGGAGAAGCAGGTCAGGGGCACCCTGTgtcccctgctctcctctccagcagatCCTGAGGGGTCTGCAGCCACTCCGTGCTATCCCTTCAGATCAGAACAGGAGAAGAGTCTTCAGCTGGTGCAGCCAGAAAGGtgtttaaattcacttttttcctgCCCTGGTTAGGATTGATGTAAGACAAAGATTTGggtgttcatttatttttcttaaagacacaGAGTCCATGATTCCTCCTTTGGACAAAGTCCCTGATTCACACAAAAAGGGTGGATACTAAAGTAGGAGGGAAGGTGTAATGGAATGTCTTTGGAGATCACATCATCacaaatggaaaaaggaaaaaatatttatataaggaaggaaataaatgcttGATTTATCATGATATATACTGGGAGTCATTTCCAAAGAATGGTTGACAGTCTATGGTTGCAGAAAAACAGCCGAACACTTTCCTGAGAgaatccttgatctcctggttcctcatgctgtagatgagggggttcactgctggaggcaccaccgagtacagaaatgacaccaccaggtccagggatggggaggagatggagggaggcTTCAGGTGGGCAAAAAATGAAGTGCCAACAACCAgtgagaccacggccaggtgagggaggcacgtggaaaaggctttgtgccgtccctgctcagaggggatcctcagcacggccttgaagatctgcacataggacaccacaatgaacacaaaacacccaaaagccaaacaggcactgaccatgataagcccaacttccctgaggtaggagtgtgagcaggagagcttgaggatctgggggatttcacagaagaactggtccagggtgttgccctggcagagtggcagtgaaaatgtgttggccgtgtgcaggagagaattgaggaacccagtgccccaggcagctgctgccatgtggacacaagctctgctgcccaggagggtcccgtagtgcaggggtttgcagatggcaacgtagcggtcgtaggacatgatggtgagaaggaaatactctgctgcagcacagaaataaaagaagaagagctgtgcagcacatccTGcataggagatgtgcctgttgtgccagagggagttggccatggctttggggagagtggtggagatggagcccaggtcgaggagggagaggttgaggaggaagaagtacatgggggtgtgcaggcggtggtcacaggcgatggcggtgatgatgaggccgttgcccaggagggcagccagggagatgcccaggaagagccagaagtgcaggagctgcagctcccgtctgtctgcgaatgccaggaggaggaactcggtgatggagctgccgttggacatttgctgcCTCTGGACATGGAGGACTGTCAAAGGAGGAAACAACAGTGACAATTTAGGGGTAACTCTTCTGACCAAAATCAGTGTCATTTCCCAATGCCCCTCTCCCTACTGTACCCATGCTCCCATTTTTCGTTTTCTAGGACAATTTCCCTCTGTTATGTTACTGGAACTCCAGCTGACACTGGATTAATGTACCTTGAGCAGCAGGGCCTCTGCCCACAGGCTGCCCATGCGtcagccctgctctgcagcagcgaGTTTGTGTAAACACTGCGGGCAGGAGCCAGAGCAGGTGTTCGACTTTCTGATATGTGAGCATTTGTAATGCAAAAGGGCCTGTCAGCATCTGCACTGCCAGGGCTGAGGAACGAGGACGGCAGAAGGCAGTTAGAGTCGTTTGGATTTTTTGAAGCTCCCTCCATCTCACCTGGTGAGTGTTCCTGGATGTCAGAACCCCTCAGCGtttctgctgcacccagggagaACAGAGCGAGTCCTGCAAGGCAAGAGGATGGCCTGTGGCTTAGTGCAGAGTGAGGGCAGCTGCTCTGTCCCTCCAACTTGATCTGAGCTGCCCTGATCAAGCATGAGAACTCCATTTCCATTTCTCCCCCCAAATTCCACAAAATCAGACAACTAAAATCgcagaaaaaagaaagatcattATGTTTATAAATAATCCCTGCCTTGACATTCCAGCTGTAAATAGTCATTggaactgtcctgggggtgatgtggggctgtgagcagccctgcccaaggcagcaccctctccacagcagcaggaccctgccctgccggggtctctcctgccccccacagctgctccccccggcgccgtgggcagctccccgggcaggctgagtgctgaccctggccggcggcagagtccctgccccagcacacagccccgggggtgcagggaccctgctcggaaggacagccctgggcacccccggctgcacccgtgcctgcaccccctgcagccgtccccgggagaaggcagagccatggcctgtccctctggcagcgcagcagggaagccctgctcgggagcacggcctcctcctccagacaccagggaCATTCCTGGGGATGTGCcggcctcaccacatccctccgcacctgcagctgccctgccccgcacccacagactgacggtgtcacgggctgggaagatttctcctgcagtgagctctcagcaccctgccagtgccgtctgcctctgccctctctgtgcccggctcctctgccctcggtgcctgcaggcagtgccctcagccctgctgcgctttgcagaggagctgctcctgggcagagctggctctctgcagcgctgaccacttgccctcagctccctccagcccagcagcccggcccagcatcacagcagaatgcaagcccaaggcattttaatgactccttgaggagggttggtctgagtccatggacctcagacagtgattggatgatgaaggtgccagtcaggaagtcaaagccagaggccagctgcaaagtttcttggagtgttaatggctcccagtgaggaccgttcctgacaaacctcctgcggggctggttacagcagaaaactcccggcagagatgacagggaaacaaaggccctgtcagtgtggaacagattctgagcaaacctgggtgtgttacatggagcaaagggccacgccctgacccccagcccctgggaagtcagatgctgttcctcagggctcttcctggggcagggtgatgtggggatgggcaatgccaagggcaggactatggtccaacccctgccaggctctcggctggggaaggggaggccatgagacccagtgctggaaggggaaggggcttcctcatggccaccagtggcagagacaccagccagagccaagggcagagagagctcagctctgctgggggatgctcagactttgctcacccctctgtcgtctccaccacaggctgtcccaccgtgtcccacacctgcacctctttctctgccggctggagacgtccacccagctaccacaccctgctctcccctgagcatctcccttcctttcctgagatctctgcgtcctccctgcctgctccttgacacacaaagcctggggctgctccagtctccctcggggtgacctgttccaccacagcactgcccttccagggacatggctctctgcccagcctgggcctcctcagctgcacttggtggcattagtcctttctcacgctgtatcttactacaaaggaaaattcttgtcctgatgcccccacctccaccccttttatccctccctatcccattggtttgctcccttcagacatctcatccctggcatctctttcatgtcctctctggggtccccaaatcccctcccttgaatccctcccaaggcctttccttccgtctctcccctcactccttcactgtccatcctgtcccctgcaggagtgtccccggatcccctgccttgatcccccactcctgtcacgtcctgctccgatgaggggggcaagtgactcagattcgcaaatccccaattggagcggacaacaagtctccaagttcaagcatttattaactacctacaatgcactaattgaacacatgataattggctaagtacagagcaagttgtggtgagcaatataatatgctttgcatttcttaatagaaaaagtaaaatagggagacagagggaatgggggaatacagatcaccggtctgggttcctgcgctgatcccgccggcgagggttccaggaggtggccgtcttcttcgctggcattcgtcttcttcccttcactgctttctccagacggtcggggggggggggggggggggggcagagagagagaaagtccTTTCCTCCCCCCTTTGacttatacccattttccttgggtccgtcccctaggtcgacccacagagctacgtatcccatgtacagggaggggtaaggtgtttcatgggatgatgtcattagcatgatcatgacagccctcgttagcatattgaggggtgtcaactttaatatgcattttgtggataatgaagcaaagttcattcaccggacacatggcccttgaaatttgcccaggtgccccagggcagagccgtcctgtctccacagggctctctcccccagctacatcgggcagcatTATCAGCTTCGGCccccacagaatgcaccctgggactcagagttttatcttgccagtgtttgaggcatttcttcaatcagcctcaacttttgctttcccaggttgtttgtcttagtttctcacaggcctggtttctcgtctctcacatcccaccccgtgactcaaatactccaagttctttgaccattgtgatctcacagggtatagggaaaaagaagacagaaggtaagagagtatatatccaactgcttcaaggcatactatgaaaaacaaaactttgcacaatattacaatactaatatttacaagccgtcttccccaccccgtgagtcctgaggatcccggtgatgttacccatgacccaaggttccatacatcaaaccagttcattggtcaagaaagttctctgttcctgttggcaatcttcttcattgtggcacgggtgtcctctgcagaggtgctgtagaggtgcattgtggatggggatgcagcattctccctcagtcagactcagcaccccgcacagtccgtgttccttcagcaatgctagctggattctgcaacgccATCCTGGATGCTTGatggatctgcacctttaattccttaaaggcataccttgttagtacatacataTGCTAAggtaaattttctaaaactatttgaggttacacaataactgataatgcctataactattgaaagcactaaaagtaacataggtttttggtcgtccaggatcaatatcctgtaaaacaaatacatgcataacaaaacagtgatggttagaaagaagggacaatccccctggtattgatacggtattctttcccatgggcatcagtagccacccatgaacagatattgatgggagttttttgggttaggggtacttgccccacagtgggcaagtctactagaacaggttgtccaggataatggagcgggtttgcaaagtctttagtctctttttcacattaacaattttagaaggaggaagctcaggcgcttgctgtaaaagtcttatagaggcagttggggacccaaatttccattttcttctttttgaatcTACCCGGACTTGTcccatcaataggtcaagttccaggatatttgtgggaaaatttcctagaatcataacagtttctgttgcagtttcattcccaggtaaccagcatttcacccgagcagtcagctgtggcttagactccctgaaaacatctgtaacccaaatctgctttttgccagcaattatgccgttccgcttggcaacaccagtttggagtgctgagacctgagcacccatatctactagaaatgtaactggagttttaagggagctgagtggaaaagtaatcaacaagtctcccttagtattctctgtgagcctccttaagtggactcacccgccatccctgggctcacttactggggatggcacatccagtttcccgaccctaaatcaatcaagtcctcttcaggggcagttggtgtttgagaagcaattaccaccatctcattagttttcagatctgtccctccCTTTGTCCGAAAGGTCTGATcggtttgggggggggcagcttccttctgcctttccaggctcgaatgagcttttctaaaactgcagtagtcagaccatccattaactcttggggaatcccctgtctcgttccctcagtccacaagagatttctctttgctcttaaaactggcggaggggaaggagacagattttcctgcttttccattctgcataaggagggcttaggtttacccgttcccctggtaaggcccattctccggccataatttattaagtcccgagctatctctccccaagtcatgggctctcctgctccccgtctccccctccgtggggttaatgcaatccgcaaacgatcttgtaattgtactgcatatgatttcaaagagtccggcaagccccgaatcaggggagtcatttgatcggggttagcaattaataacatcggggaaggctgctgcggaaccaaacgcctgtcatgcattaattggagacaagcagccttctgcagactttcagtcaaatgatttatggctggggtctcaatacatactggatcccctctttccaatgggtccagactcccagcccaataagcagctcgttgagttaacgaccacggttctctctggtcgtcagtaactaagaaaacccctggcccccagtacccctgggcctcctcttctgataacaaaattcggtcgccgccagtcaaagataccctccacacatattcagtctcagtttcctgagctcgtctggtatatttctcctgaatttttgcaagctcagttgctgagtacggtgtagttcgagtggtgacctgcggagctcttccaccctgaccctcggtggtctccgttttaattaatggtcttaaatttaccccctcgttttcggggtaataaatctctcggcttatctctaaatccttcactgggtacaagggtctggctgctgattttgccagacttgtaaatccctgttcactatccggaacagagctaagatctgtccggttgcaagtttcttgttcattcccctccttttcagaccgtgagattttttctcggtccaaggcatctaTTAGAGCCATGTGAAGTTGCTGAGTGATcttacgctcatcagctaattgacttttcaaagcttcattttccttttgccagagtttagctttttgttcagtaactttacgttcctcaaccaattgatcctggagagcttttaccagatcttgtagggattcgatcatttccctttccaattgtttcttaacatgtttatctttttgggctgcagtcagtgctgcccctagtacagcacacacaacagcttttcctttgcctggtcgcgaccctttcacccctgcaagcacactgatatagctcgccaatgcttctggattttgccaattatcgtgggcccaaacctctactaaaggcggaggacaagccttatactccttcagcttctcaaaaataggggagcagtcaagcaccgacatttcctggccagtcatggcttgcaactgctcgaacctctcccggcttagagctgagaggtcacttcccgattc
Encoded proteins:
- the LOC141974236 gene encoding olfactory receptor 14A16-like — encoded protein: MTLILVRRVTPKLSLLFPPLTVLHVQRQQMSNGSSITEFLLLAFADRRELQLLHFWLFLGISLAALLGNGLIITAIACDHRLHTPMYFFLLNLSLLDLGSISTTLPKAMANSLWHNRHISYAGCAAQLFFFYFCAAAEYFLLTIMSYDRYVAICKPLHYGTLLGSRACVHMAAAAWGTGFLNSLLHTANTFSLPLCQGNTLDQFFCEIPQILKLSCSHSYLREVGLIMVSACLAFGCFVFIVVSYVQIFKAVLRIPSEQGRHKAFSTCLPHLAVVSLVVGTSFFAHLKPPSISSPSLDLVVSFLYSVVPPAVNPLIYSMRNQEIKDSLRKVFGCFSATIDCQPFFGNDSQYIS